TTCACCTAATCTCCTATTATAAGCAGCAAAAATAAACCACTTCACCTAAGAGGCGGTAGAATTGTAAATGATATTGATTGTTATTTCCATAGTTAATCTATAAAAATAGACTACATACAAAAACAATACATAAATTATATTTCAAATAAAAAGTAGTAGCCGTAGCCTACAAAAAAAGCTGGAAGAGCTGAGTAAAAAGTAGCAACCAGCGCCGCCTTTGGCGCTAATGCTATTGCGGGGAAAAGAGCATCACCGTCGTTAGAGATAGCATTGGCTAACTGAGCAGAGAGTGGTACCGCACCGGAAATATACAGGCTGGTCACCAAAATTTGTGGGCCGCAACCCGGCAACAAACCGATAGCAATGCCAACCATAGGCAACCAGATACCCCAGTGAGAGAACAAGGCTGCCAAATCTATTCCTGCAAAAGTAGTCACCAATTCAAAAATCAGGAAGGCCATCACTACCCAGGCGGTCACAAAGTTAGTGTCCTGAGCTGTTTTCTGCAGAGGGTGAGAGGCGATGCATTTCTTATCTTCTGATACCGAGGACTCGTAGTCTTCAATCTCTTTGGTGAACGCCCACAGGCTCAGACAGGTAATGATAAGAATCGTACCAGTCCACTCTATAGTCATATCGGGCAGGCTCAGCGCTGCATTTACATCAACCTGAAAAGAGCCCAGAAAAGCAATAATAGTTGCTGGGATCAATAATAGCTGCCATACCTTACCCTGAATATTGATAGCCATCTGCTCAAAACGAGTATGTCCCGGACTATTATGTCTGCCAGCGAAATCAGCAGTCATCTTAGGACGAAGAAAATCATCCTGATGCAGAGCATTAACCGCCCAGCCTGTAATCGCGCCCACAACAACACCTGTCGCAACGACAGCCGCACCAATATCTGGCTTACTGGCCAAAAGCAGAAATGCCGCATCACCCATAGTTGCGGTCAAAACAGCAACAATTGCACCAAATCCAACCCGGCCACTGACAAATTGAGTGGTAACAATGATCGCACCACCACAGCCCGGTAATGCCCCCAGTAACGCAGCAAACAGTACCTGGTAGTTTCGAGAATAACTATAAAGCCGGACAATACTGCTGTCTCTGTTCATAAATACAGAGAAGTAGTGGTAAATCGCCAGAGTAAATGCAACGTAGGCCGATACGGCCCAAAAGGCATCAGAAAGCGTATTAACCGTCAGCTCTCTGGTTGGTTCCGCAACAATCAGCGAAAGCATAAAAATAGGCAACAAGCCTCTTTTATATTTAGGCTTGAACTGTGTGTCAGCTATCCAGCGTGTAAAGGCGTTATTAATCTGTGACGGGACCATAGCTTACTCAATCCAACTTAAATGCGAATAATTCTCATTATAGTCGTTAGTTTTTCAATAGCAAGCCAGAATAGTCAATCATACTAATCTGAATGGTATGATAAGTATCAGTACAAATCTAAAACCAGCAGGATGGCAAAACCGATAAACAACAGACCGCTGATTTTGTGCAACAGATTAATGTTGAGCCGCGCCAGCAACTTACGGCCCGCATATATTCCCATCAGGGAAGTAGCAGCTAAGGCAATAGTTGCACCAAACCAAACAGCCAGAGACAGATGCGTTGTGCTCATGGTTACGACCGCCAGCTGAGTTTTGTCACCCAACTCAGCCAGAAAAATCAGCATAAATGTTGTAATCAAGATGCTGCGTGTCGTTATCTTCTCATTTGCCACTTCTTCTTCATCGTCGTCTCCCGCCAGCAATGAATGCAGGCCAAACAGTACAAACAAAGAAGCAGCTGCAATAGTTAGCCAGGTTTCAGGGATAAGGTGAGATAAGCTGCTACCAACAGTGACAGCCAGAATATTAAGCAGCGAAAACGCCGCTATTGCACCAATCGCGACCGGTTTGGCCTTATGCTTCGAAGCCAGAGTCATACACACCAACTGACTTTTGTCTCCGAGTTCAGCCAGGAAAATCACCCCAAATGCGAGAAATGATGAGGAAAAAAGTTCAAGTGAAAGGTTCATATAATAGTTCTAATTGGCAATACTCAACTGCGGGCGGGCGATGATATCACAAAACATACAAATTAACCGAAC
This genomic stretch from Vibrio sp. JC009 harbors:
- a CDS encoding putative manganese transporter produces the protein MVPSQINNAFTRWIADTQFKPKYKRGLLPIFMLSLIVAEPTRELTVNTLSDAFWAVSAYVAFTLAIYHYFSVFMNRDSSIVRLYSYSRNYQVLFAALLGALPGCGGAIIVTTQFVSGRVGFGAIVAVLTATMGDAAFLLLASKPDIGAAVVATGVVVGAITGWAVNALHQDDFLRPKMTADFAGRHNSPGHTRFEQMAINIQGKVWQLLLIPATIIAFLGSFQVDVNAALSLPDMTIEWTGTILIITCLSLWAFTKEIEDYESSVSEDKKCIASHPLQKTAQDTNFVTAWVVMAFLIFELVTTFAGIDLAALFSHWGIWLPMVGIAIGLLPGCGPQILVTSLYISGAVPLSAQLANAISNDGDALFPAIALAPKAALVATFYSALPAFFVGYGYYFLFEI
- a CDS encoding TMEM165/GDT1 family protein, with translation MNLSLELFSSSFLAFGVIFLAELGDKSQLVCMTLASKHKAKPVAIGAIAAFSLLNILAVTVGSSLSHLIPETWLTIAAASLFVLFGLHSLLAGDDDEEEVANEKITTRSILITTFMLIFLAELGDKTQLAVVTMSTTHLSLAVWFGATIALAATSLMGIYAGRKLLARLNINLLHKISGLLFIGFAILLVLDLY